A region from the Streptosporangium sp. NBC_01756 genome encodes:
- a CDS encoding beta-N-acetylhexosaminidase, translating into MTTIPTPSRLTPAEGRFTFTAATPLTADPMLARAAVWLRETLIPATGLPLPEGPGGVEIRLAEGLGSEEYRLTTTAESVLIEAAAPAGAFYGAQTLRQLLPPAAFRAGRTGERTWSVPAVSIADAPRYGWRGCLIDVARRFLPKNDLLRYIDLLATHKLNVLHLHLTDDQGWRLEIRKYPKLTEVGAWRRESPLGAKRHRLFDGRPHGGFYSQDDIREIVAYAADRFVTVVPEIDLPGHTQAAIAAYPELGNLDAPLDVRAEWGVGENVLNVSDETIAFFTDVLDEVLELFPGEYICVGGDEVPKTQWNESIPAKERIRELGLRDADELQTWFMRHFTDYLLARGRKPLGWDELMEGGLPAGVTVAAWRGDKCAALAARAGHDVVVSPFAETYLDFRQAEGDQEPVPIGSVTSLSAVHAFDPIPGGLTEDERGRILGAQAALWTEHIDSPRLLDYMAFPRLAAFAEAVWSDERDFEDFLARLAVHERRLDALGVEYRPAAGPHPWQQRPDAPGHPRTRAEIDDKLAAWTAVLRF; encoded by the coding sequence GTGACGACGATCCCGACGCCCTCCCGCCTCACCCCGGCCGAAGGGCGGTTCACCTTCACCGCCGCCACTCCGCTGACCGCCGATCCGATGTTGGCCAGGGCCGCGGTGTGGCTCCGCGAGACCCTCATCCCGGCCACCGGCCTGCCGCTGCCGGAGGGCCCCGGTGGGGTCGAGATCCGCCTCGCCGAAGGGCTCGGGTCTGAGGAGTACCGGCTCACAACCACGGCGGAGTCGGTGCTGATCGAGGCCGCGGCCCCGGCCGGTGCTTTCTACGGGGCTCAGACGCTACGCCAACTCCTCCCCCCGGCCGCGTTCCGCGCCGGCCGTACCGGGGAGAGGACGTGGAGCGTCCCCGCCGTCAGCATCGCCGACGCGCCCAGGTACGGCTGGCGCGGCTGTCTCATCGACGTGGCCCGCCGCTTCCTGCCCAAGAACGACCTGCTGCGGTACATCGACCTGCTGGCCACGCACAAGCTCAACGTCCTGCACCTGCACCTGACCGACGACCAGGGCTGGCGGCTGGAGATCAGGAAGTACCCGAAGCTGACCGAGGTCGGTGCCTGGCGGCGCGAGTCGCCACTGGGCGCCAAGCGGCACCGCCTGTTCGACGGGCGTCCGCACGGCGGCTTCTACAGCCAGGACGACATCAGGGAGATCGTCGCCTACGCGGCCGACCGGTTCGTCACGGTCGTCCCGGAGATCGACCTGCCCGGCCACACCCAGGCCGCCATCGCCGCCTACCCGGAGCTCGGCAACCTCGACGCTCCACTGGACGTGCGCGCTGAATGGGGCGTCGGCGAGAACGTGCTCAACGTCTCCGACGAGACGATCGCCTTCTTCACCGACGTCCTCGACGAGGTCCTGGAGCTCTTCCCCGGCGAGTACATCTGCGTCGGCGGCGACGAGGTCCCCAAAACCCAGTGGAACGAGAGCATCCCGGCCAAGGAGCGCATCCGCGAGCTCGGCCTGCGCGACGCCGACGAGTTGCAGACCTGGTTCATGCGGCACTTCACCGACTACCTGCTGGCCCGCGGGCGCAAGCCGCTCGGCTGGGACGAGCTCATGGAAGGCGGCCTGCCGGCAGGAGTCACCGTCGCTGCCTGGCGCGGCGACAAGTGCGCGGCGCTGGCCGCGCGGGCCGGCCACGACGTGGTCGTCTCGCCGTTCGCCGAGACCTACTTGGACTTCCGCCAGGCCGAGGGCGATCAGGAGCCGGTGCCGATCGGCAGCGTGACTTCCCTGAGTGCGGTGCACGCCTTCGACCCGATCCCCGGTGGCCTCACCGAGGACGAGCGGGGCAGGATCCTCGGCGCCCAAGCGGCGCTGTGGACCGAGCACATCGACTCGCCCCGGCTCCTCGACTACATGGCCTTCCCACGCCTGGCCGCTTTCGCCGAGGCGGTGTGGAGCGACGAGCGCGACTTCGAGGACTTCCTCGCCCGGCTCGCCGTACACGAAAGGCGGCTCGACGCCCTGGGCGTGGAGTATCGCCCGGCCGCCGGCCCGCACCCCTGGCAGCAACGTCCCGACGCCCCCGGCCATCCCCGGACCAGGGCCGAGATCGACGACAAGCTCGCCGCCTGGACCGCGGTCCTGCGGTTCTGA
- a CDS encoding vanadium-dependent haloperoxidase: MTTDSAALPRTALRPRTPLWTVVTAAVAALTTVTAGAAPPASSRGGDVVLEWYDATAATIAAGGPEAQLTGDRTWAISWLSAARALRSGPHSPDFQDAALASAVHTSLAGLIPAGADGLDAALAATLDRIPDGPAKDQGVAAGTARAAELLAERAGDGFDPASIDPPYPPPAPEPGIWQPTPPAYGPAEQAGTRHARPFLLEHADLFRPEPPPALGSARYRADLAEVRAYGAADSLVRTPEQTENAQFWLDSPQLIYTEVVRAALAAVSEPLPAQAELVALFHVALVDTQIATSDAKYAYLRWRPVTAIRSADVDGDPATDPDPDWAPLHATPSHPEYPSAHGTYAGAAEQVLTALVGARAAGPFTVTSLTAPGVIRTYTTWKELTDENVDARVWSGIHTRSADEAGATLGRRVAADTLRNSARLFP, translated from the coding sequence ATGACGACCGACTCAGCTGCTCTGCCGCGCACCGCCCTGCGGCCCCGCACCCCGCTGTGGACCGTGGTGACGGCGGCCGTCGCCGCGCTCACCACCGTGACCGCGGGGGCGGCTCCCCCGGCCTCCTCCCGCGGTGGCGACGTGGTCCTGGAGTGGTATGACGCCACCGCCGCCACCATCGCCGCCGGAGGCCCCGAAGCCCAGCTCACCGGCGACCGCACCTGGGCGATCAGCTGGCTGTCCGCCGCCCGCGCCCTCAGGTCGGGTCCGCACTCGCCGGACTTCCAGGACGCCGCGCTCGCCTCGGCCGTCCACACCTCGCTCGCCGGGTTGATCCCGGCCGGTGCCGACGGACTGGACGCGGCACTGGCGGCGACGCTGGACCGCATACCCGACGGTCCCGCCAAGGACCAGGGGGTGGCGGCCGGGACGGCCAGGGCGGCGGAACTCCTCGCGGAGCGGGCCGGGGACGGGTTCGACCCGGCCTCGATCGACCCGCCGTACCCGCCTCCCGCCCCTGAGCCGGGTATCTGGCAGCCCACTCCCCCGGCCTACGGCCCCGCCGAACAGGCGGGGACCCGCCACGCCAGGCCCTTCCTACTGGAGCATGCTGACCTGTTCCGCCCGGAGCCGCCGCCCGCGCTGGGATCCGCCCGCTACCGGGCCGACCTTGCGGAGGTGCGCGCGTACGGCGCGGCGGACAGCCTCGTGCGCACCCCGGAACAGACGGAGAACGCCCAGTTCTGGCTGGATTCCCCGCAGCTCATCTACACCGAGGTGGTGCGCGCGGCCCTCGCGGCGGTGTCCGAACCGCTGCCCGCGCAGGCCGAGCTCGTCGCACTCTTCCATGTGGCGCTGGTGGACACCCAGATCGCCACATCCGACGCGAAATATGCCTACCTGCGGTGGCGGCCCGTCACCGCGATCCGCTCCGCCGACGTCGACGGTGATCCCGCCACCGACCCGGACCCGGACTGGGCACCGCTGCACGCGACGCCGTCACACCCCGAATACCCCAGCGCCCACGGCACCTACGCCGGTGCCGCCGAGCAGGTCCTCACCGCATTGGTCGGCGCCCGCGCCGCCGGGCCGTTCACCGTCACCAGCCTGACCGCGCCGGGGGTCATCCGTACCTACACCACCTGGAAGGAGCTGACCGACGAGAACGTCGACGCCCGGGTCTGGTCGGGCATCCACACCCGGTCCGCCGACGAGGCCGGGGCGACGCTCGGCCGCCGGGTCGCCGCGGACACCCTCCGGAACTCGGCGCGGCTCTTCCCCTGA
- a CDS encoding ABC transporter substrate-binding protein yields the protein MRFRLPMAGLLGLAVLAAGCGSSSEPVTSGKVAISYAIWDKNDQASAEKIIAAFQQANPNVTVKLEITPWDQYWTKLQTVASGGTAPDVFWMNSLNLRMYAKGGIIAPLDESKVTDLPQAVVDGYRHDGKLYGLPFSVSIPALWYDKKIFDAAGVKYPTADWTWDDVKAAAKKLTDPSKKQFGILAPMLDQVGFYNTMIQAGGHVVSADGKKSGFDEPGSIQGLEFWTGLIKDQVAPVAEVYADTDTIQLFQSGKYGMQYGGVWFASTYWANPEIRERIDVAPLPKGPTQEAVILLGLANAVSAKSEHPKESAAFAEFVASAQAQKIISDSGGGALSLRPDTQDGWYKAFPSFHLKETVTDSLPNGVPYPVSMNTAQWQDVQNRLLADAWAGKRPVADAAKEIAAQMTEILAKE from the coding sequence ATGCGTTTTCGCCTGCCCATGGCCGGGCTGCTCGGCCTTGCCGTCCTCGCCGCGGGATGCGGCTCGTCCAGCGAGCCCGTCACATCCGGAAAAGTCGCCATCAGCTACGCCATCTGGGACAAGAACGACCAGGCCAGCGCCGAGAAGATCATCGCCGCTTTCCAGCAGGCCAACCCGAACGTCACGGTCAAGCTGGAGATCACCCCCTGGGACCAGTACTGGACCAAGCTCCAGACGGTCGCGTCCGGTGGCACCGCCCCCGACGTCTTCTGGATGAACAGCCTCAACCTCCGCATGTACGCCAAGGGCGGCATCATCGCCCCGCTCGACGAGTCCAAGGTCACCGACCTGCCCCAGGCGGTCGTCGACGGCTACCGCCATGACGGCAAGCTGTACGGCCTGCCGTTCAGCGTGAGCATCCCGGCGCTCTGGTACGACAAGAAGATCTTCGACGCGGCCGGCGTGAAGTACCCGACCGCCGACTGGACCTGGGACGACGTCAAGGCTGCCGCCAAGAAGCTGACCGACCCGTCCAAGAAGCAGTTCGGCATCCTCGCCCCGATGCTGGACCAGGTCGGTTTCTACAACACGATGATCCAGGCCGGCGGCCATGTGGTCTCGGCCGACGGCAAGAAGAGCGGCTTCGACGAGCCTGGCTCCATCCAGGGCTTGGAGTTCTGGACCGGCCTGATCAAGGACCAGGTCGCGCCCGTCGCGGAGGTCTACGCCGACACCGACACCATCCAGCTCTTCCAGTCCGGCAAGTACGGCATGCAGTATGGCGGCGTCTGGTTCGCCTCCACTTACTGGGCCAACCCCGAGATCCGCGAGCGGATCGACGTGGCCCCGCTGCCCAAGGGGCCCACGCAGGAGGCCGTCATCCTGCTCGGCCTGGCCAACGCGGTCTCGGCCAAGTCCGAGCACCCGAAGGAGTCGGCGGCGTTCGCCGAGTTCGTCGCCTCCGCGCAGGCCCAGAAGATCATCAGCGACAGCGGCGGCGGTGCCCTCTCGCTCCGCCCGGACACGCAGGACGGCTGGTACAAGGCCTTCCCCTCCTTCCATCTGAAGGAGACGGTCACCGATTCGCTGCCGAACGGCGTGCCGTACCCGGTCTCGATGAACACCGCGCAGTGGCAGGACGTGCAGAACAGGTTGCTCGCCGACGCCTGGGCGGGCAAGCGGCCGGTGGCCGACGCGGCCAAGGAGATCGCAGCGCAGATGACCGAGATCCTGGCCAAGGAGTAA
- a CDS encoding 4-carboxy-4-hydroxy-2-oxoadipate aldolase/oxaloacetate decarboxylase, whose protein sequence is MAGHYVVRNVTRPAPEVVSGLRDAGVATVHESAGRTGLVAPAVRPRQDGAVIAGPAVTVSSHPGDNLMIHAAVEMCQEGDVLVVTTTSPSTDGMFGDLLATSLLSRGVVGLVTDAGVRDIAALRTMGFPVWARAVSAQGTVKASPGSVNVPVVCGGQVVRPGDVVIADDDGVMCVPARSAADVLARARSRIAAEEDKRAALGSGVLGVDMYGLRELLSRLGVDYVDDLPEEER, encoded by the coding sequence ATGGCAGGGCACTATGTCGTACGGAACGTGACGCGTCCCGCCCCGGAGGTCGTCAGCGGACTGCGCGACGCCGGGGTGGCCACGGTGCACGAGTCGGCGGGGCGTACCGGGCTCGTGGCGCCGGCCGTCAGGCCCCGCCAGGACGGCGCGGTGATCGCGGGGCCCGCGGTCACCGTGTCGAGCCACCCCGGCGACAACCTGATGATCCACGCGGCGGTGGAGATGTGCCAGGAGGGGGACGTCCTCGTGGTGACGACGACCTCCCCTTCCACCGACGGCATGTTCGGCGACCTGCTTGCCACGTCGCTGCTCTCCCGGGGAGTGGTGGGCCTCGTGACGGACGCCGGGGTGCGGGACATCGCCGCCCTGCGCACGATGGGCTTCCCCGTCTGGGCGCGCGCCGTCTCGGCGCAGGGCACCGTCAAGGCCAGCCCCGGCTCCGTCAATGTGCCGGTGGTCTGCGGTGGCCAGGTGGTACGGCCCGGCGACGTCGTGATCGCCGATGACGACGGAGTCATGTGCGTGCCGGCCCGGTCGGCCGCGGACGTGCTGGCCAGGGCGCGCTCCCGGATCGCGGCCGAGGAGGACAAACGGGCCGCCCTGGGCTCCGGTGTGCTAGGCGTCGACATGTACGGCCTGCGCGAGCTGCTGTCCCGGTTGGGGGTCGACTATGTGGACGACCTGCCCGAGGAGGAACGATGA
- a CDS encoding carbohydrate ABC transporter permease → MSRPRTWPVHVVLAAGALVMLAPFAWQIVVSLQTLPDSLRVPPKFTPSWQWSNFADVFRSVPLARQFLNTVVVTVGVTAGQLLLCSLAAFAFARLRFPGRGAIFMVFLAMLMVPGELFLIPRYEIMQGLGWLNTLQALIAPGVFGAFGTFLLRQFFLTLPTELDEAARLDGANPLQIYWHIMLPLVRPGLLALGLLTVMWSWSSLLWPLVVNTDPEMMTLAAGLASLRGQFQTNFPILFAGTVVASLPVIVLFAVMQRQLIAGIAFTGSKG, encoded by the coding sequence ATGAGTAGGCCCAGGACCTGGCCGGTCCACGTGGTGCTGGCCGCGGGCGCGCTGGTGATGCTCGCGCCCTTTGCCTGGCAGATCGTGGTCTCGCTGCAGACGCTGCCCGACTCGCTGCGGGTACCGCCGAAGTTCACGCCCTCGTGGCAGTGGTCGAACTTCGCCGACGTCTTCCGCTCGGTGCCGCTGGCCAGGCAGTTCCTCAACACCGTTGTGGTCACCGTGGGCGTCACCGCCGGGCAGCTGCTGCTGTGCTCGCTGGCCGCCTTCGCCTTCGCCCGGCTGCGCTTTCCCGGCCGGGGCGCCATCTTCATGGTCTTCCTGGCCATGCTCATGGTCCCCGGCGAGCTGTTCCTCATCCCGCGCTATGAGATCATGCAGGGGCTCGGCTGGCTCAACACGTTGCAGGCGCTGATCGCGCCGGGCGTTTTCGGGGCTTTCGGCACGTTCCTGCTCAGGCAGTTCTTCCTCACCCTGCCCACGGAACTGGACGAGGCCGCGCGCCTCGACGGGGCCAACCCGCTGCAGATCTACTGGCACATCATGCTGCCGCTGGTCAGGCCGGGGCTGCTGGCGCTGGGGCTGCTGACCGTCATGTGGTCGTGGAGCAGCCTGCTCTGGCCGCTGGTGGTCAACACCGATCCGGAGATGATGACGCTCGCCGCCGGGCTCGCCTCGCTCCGCGGGCAGTTCCAGACCAACTTCCCGATCCTGTTCGCCGGGACGGTCGTCGCCTCACTGCCGGTGATCGTTCTCTTCGCGGTCATGCAGCGGCAGCTCATCGCCGGCATCGCCTTCACCGGCTCGAAGGGCTGA
- a CDS encoding carbohydrate ABC transporter permease, with amino-acid sequence MLIKREWVWGYLLIAPMALGLAVFYLWPIAQTLYLSFTESGVFGGQTWVGTANFTDLLSDEEMLGALGNTLLYAVLVLAGVPLSLALAALLNVPGLRGLSVYRTLYFLPVVTMPAAMALTWRYLFNGDFGAINYVLGTLGIDGPYWVGDPDFAIYAIAVVGIWSSIGYNAVLLLAGLQSIPRHYYEAAEIDGAGRLRQFFRITLPLLTPTTFFVVVITMINALQVFDLVYLMVDLKSPALSGSRTIVYLFYEKGFVQNQRGLAAAIAVLLLGLILVLTAIQFRLQKKWVHYE; translated from the coding sequence ATGCTCATCAAGCGCGAGTGGGTGTGGGGGTACCTCCTCATCGCCCCGATGGCGCTGGGTCTGGCCGTCTTCTACCTGTGGCCCATCGCCCAGACCCTGTATCTCAGCTTCACCGAGTCGGGCGTCTTCGGCGGGCAGACCTGGGTGGGGACGGCCAACTTCACCGACCTGCTCAGCGACGAGGAGATGCTCGGCGCGCTCGGCAACACCCTGCTCTACGCGGTGCTGGTGCTGGCGGGCGTGCCGCTGTCCCTTGCCCTCGCGGCCCTGCTGAACGTGCCGGGGCTGCGCGGCCTGAGCGTCTACCGGACGCTGTACTTCCTGCCGGTCGTCACCATGCCCGCCGCGATGGCCCTGACCTGGCGCTACCTGTTCAACGGCGACTTCGGCGCGATCAACTACGTCCTGGGCACGCTGGGGATCGACGGGCCGTACTGGGTCGGCGATCCCGACTTCGCCATCTACGCGATCGCGGTCGTCGGGATCTGGAGCTCGATCGGCTACAACGCCGTGCTGCTCCTGGCGGGGCTGCAGAGCATTCCGCGCCACTACTACGAGGCGGCCGAGATCGACGGCGCGGGCCGGCTACGGCAGTTCTTCCGCATCACGCTCCCGCTCCTCACGCCGACCACGTTCTTCGTCGTCGTGATCACGATGATCAATGCCCTGCAAGTCTTCGACCTGGTCTATCTCATGGTCGACCTGAAGAGTCCGGCGCTGAGCGGCAGCCGCACGATCGTCTACCTCTTCTACGAGAAGGGCTTCGTGCAGAACCAGCGAGGGCTCGCCGCGGCGATCGCCGTGCTGCTGCTCGGGCTGATCCTCGTGCTGACCGCGATCCAGTTCAGGCTGCAGAAGAAGTGGGTGCACTATGAGTAG
- a CDS encoding NAD(P)-dependent oxidoreductase yields MKPRVALLGLGEAGYAIASGLSTHAHVTGFDPAWTDRPAGFTVLGSAAEAVAGAEVVIALTAAADAPGALASALGNTADGAVYLDLSTASPDLKRDLAATATAHGLTFAEGVLMAPVLRLLVKTPVLAAGPGAGRAAALLSACGMDITPLGGEVGEAAARKLLRSIVVKGLTALMVESLRVAETQGLEEWCYDHLVDTLTEVDGDVIRKLLDGTVRHSARRVAEMEAAASMAGTAGESAVMTRATVEVLRSVPGRGVPRFGTAL; encoded by the coding sequence ATGAAGCCGCGCGTCGCCCTGCTCGGACTCGGTGAAGCCGGGTACGCGATCGCCTCGGGTCTCAGCACCCACGCGCACGTCACCGGCTTCGACCCCGCATGGACGGACCGCCCGGCCGGTTTCACCGTGCTGGGCTCCGCTGCCGAGGCCGTGGCCGGCGCGGAGGTGGTCATCGCGCTGACGGCGGCCGCCGACGCGCCCGGCGCACTGGCGTCCGCCCTCGGGAACACGGCGGACGGCGCGGTGTATCTCGACCTGTCGACCGCGAGCCCGGACCTCAAGCGCGACCTCGCGGCCACCGCGACCGCGCACGGGCTGACCTTCGCCGAGGGCGTCCTGATGGCGCCCGTGCTCCGGCTGCTGGTGAAGACCCCCGTTCTGGCCGCGGGCCCCGGCGCCGGACGCGCCGCCGCGTTGCTGTCCGCCTGCGGGATGGACATCACCCCGCTCGGCGGGGAGGTCGGCGAGGCGGCGGCGCGCAAACTTCTGCGCAGCATCGTGGTGAAGGGCCTGACCGCTCTGATGGTCGAGTCGTTGCGGGTGGCGGAGACGCAGGGGCTGGAGGAGTGGTGTTACGACCATCTGGTCGACACCCTGACCGAGGTCGACGGCGACGTGATCCGCAAGCTCCTCGACGGCACCGTGCGGCACAGCGCACGCCGTGTGGCCGAGATGGAGGCGGCCGCCTCGATGGCCGGGACGGCGGGGGAGTCCGCGGTGATGACCCGGGCCACCGTCGAGGTCCTGAGGTCGGTGCCCGGCCGAGGTGTTCCGCGGTTCGGGACGGCACTGTGA
- a CDS encoding helix-turn-helix transcriptional regulator, producing MLEPHSALLRGSTEWVKWNMEQRRLLEGLGVAVAEETTYRALLRHGPATLNQLAFETGTSAAVIRRMFPRMEDLGLVTRVAGRPLRLIATPPNVAIDILVARRHEEIAHSRAAAALLATEVVNRSGPHPEEVLEVVTGREAVGRRFQQIERNTTEELLVLVHPPYAVDVSGDQEDRRHVVHRRARTRGIYGPLAFEEPGMLEHTRLAIKEGEEARLGQVPVKLAVADARVAMLPLVSDENRAVESALVVHPSALLDALVGLFEVLWQSAIPLHGTTTPTGESLESETWSQPSDAEVLALLAAGLKDNAIARQLGISPRTVQRRVQVLCERLGARSRFHAGLLVGRHNLLGP from the coding sequence ATGCTGGAGCCGCACTCGGCGCTTCTGCGTGGCTCGACGGAATGGGTGAAGTGGAACATGGAGCAACGACGATTACTGGAAGGTCTCGGAGTCGCCGTCGCGGAAGAGACGACATACCGGGCGTTGCTACGGCACGGACCGGCCACCCTCAACCAGCTCGCGTTCGAGACCGGCACCTCGGCGGCGGTGATACGCCGGATGTTCCCCCGGATGGAGGACCTCGGCCTGGTCACCAGGGTGGCGGGCAGGCCGCTCCGCCTGATCGCGACACCGCCGAACGTCGCGATCGACATACTGGTGGCGCGGCGCCATGAGGAGATCGCGCACAGCAGGGCCGCCGCCGCGCTGCTGGCGACCGAGGTCGTCAACCGGAGCGGACCGCACCCGGAGGAGGTGCTCGAAGTGGTCACCGGACGTGAGGCCGTCGGCCGCCGCTTCCAGCAGATCGAGCGGAACACCACCGAAGAGCTGCTCGTTCTCGTGCACCCGCCCTACGCCGTCGACGTCAGCGGCGATCAGGAGGATCGGCGGCACGTCGTGCACCGCCGGGCCCGGACGCGCGGGATCTACGGTCCGCTGGCGTTCGAGGAGCCCGGCATGCTGGAGCACACCCGCTTGGCGATCAAAGAGGGTGAGGAGGCCCGCCTCGGTCAGGTTCCCGTCAAGCTCGCCGTCGCCGACGCCCGCGTCGCGATGCTGCCGCTCGTCTCCGACGAGAACCGGGCGGTGGAGAGCGCCCTCGTCGTGCATCCTTCGGCACTGCTCGACGCCCTGGTCGGGCTCTTCGAGGTGTTGTGGCAATCCGCCATCCCCCTGCACGGGACCACGACCCCCACCGGGGAGTCCCTGGAGTCCGAGACCTGGTCCCAGCCGTCCGACGCCGAGGTCCTCGCACTGCTGGCAGCGGGTTTGAAGGACAACGCCATCGCCCGCCAGCTCGGCATCAGCCCGCGTACCGTGCAACGGCGGGTGCAGGTCCTCTGCGAGCGTCTCGGTGCCCGCTCGCGTTTTCACGCCGGGCTCCTCGTCGGCCGGCACAACCTCCTCGGGCCCTGA
- a CDS encoding 4-oxalomesaconate tautomerase has protein sequence MSTGVRDGAVSTEEEIEDAGLRCMLMRGGTSKGAYFLAEDLPAEEDRRDDLLLRLMGSPDARQIDGIGGGHPLTSKVAVVSRSADPRADVDYLFLQVQVADARISARQTCGNILAGVAPFAIERGLVPVDGAVTRVRVRIVNGGGTATAVVDTRDGRVRYAGDTLISGVPFPAAPVPLYFEDTEGATCGSLLPTGSVRNEIAGVETTCVDNGMPVVLMAAEALGVTGYESPSELEADAALGAKVEEIRLRAGELMGLGDVRATTVPKMTLVAAPRDGGAISTRTFIPHRVHTSIGVLGAVSVATAVLVEGSVAAEVAAGTAPAGTLRIEHPTGFFDTAIEVSGSGTALRVHRSGVVRTARKLFDGRVWPRRR, from the coding sequence GTGAGCACCGGGGTTCGGGACGGCGCCGTGAGCACCGAGGAGGAGATCGAGGACGCGGGGCTCCGATGCATGCTGATGCGCGGCGGAACCTCGAAGGGGGCCTACTTTCTCGCGGAGGACCTGCCCGCCGAGGAGGACCGGCGCGATGACCTGCTGCTGCGGCTGATGGGCTCGCCCGACGCCCGGCAGATCGACGGGATCGGCGGCGGTCATCCGCTGACGAGCAAGGTCGCGGTGGTGTCGCGCTCGGCGGATCCGCGGGCCGACGTCGACTACCTGTTCCTGCAGGTGCAGGTCGCCGACGCCCGGATTTCGGCGCGACAGACCTGCGGCAACATTCTGGCCGGCGTCGCGCCGTTCGCCATCGAGCGCGGACTGGTGCCGGTGGACGGCGCCGTCACCCGGGTGCGCGTCCGCATCGTCAACGGGGGCGGCACGGCGACCGCCGTCGTGGACACCCGTGACGGCCGGGTGAGGTACGCGGGGGACACCCTCATCTCGGGCGTGCCGTTCCCGGCCGCACCGGTTCCCCTCTACTTCGAGGACACCGAGGGGGCCACCTGCGGCAGCCTCCTGCCCACCGGGTCGGTACGGAACGAGATCGCCGGCGTGGAGACGACCTGCGTCGACAACGGCATGCCCGTCGTGCTGATGGCCGCCGAGGCGCTCGGGGTGACAGGGTATGAATCCCCCTCCGAACTGGAGGCCGACGCGGCGCTCGGGGCGAAGGTCGAGGAGATCCGCCTCCGGGCGGGTGAGCTCATGGGGCTGGGTGACGTGCGCGCGACCACGGTGCCCAAGATGACCCTGGTGGCCGCGCCCCGCGACGGGGGCGCCATCTCGACCCGGACCTTCATCCCGCACCGGGTCCACACCTCCATCGGCGTCCTGGGAGCGGTCTCGGTCGCCACCGCCGTACTCGTCGAAGGCTCGGTCGCGGCCGAGGTGGCCGCGGGTACGGCACCGGCAGGCACCCTGCGGATCGAGCATCCGACCGGTTTCTTCGACACCGCGATCGAGGTGTCCGGGAGCGGGACGGCCCTGCGCGTCCACCGGTCGGGAGTGGTGCGCACCGCGCGCAAGCTCTTCGACGGCCGGGTCTGGCCGCGCCGGCGCTGA
- a CDS encoding PIG-L deacetylase family protein: protein MSTKGPLLVITAHPGDFVWRAGGAIALATGRGQRAVIACLSFGERGESAGLWRKGHSLEEVKAVRREEGEKAAGALGAEVVFFDAGDYPLVETPELTRSLIDLYRGLQPSVVLTHAPNDPYNIDHPVAGEIARRTRILAQAPGVPGEGEVIGAPPVFCFEPHQPEVCDFRPDVLLDITPVWEQKLAAMRSLGAQGHLVEYYSDLGRRRGVQAKRNSGPNLGLPVEAFAEAYQRVYPQVTSELD from the coding sequence ATGTCGACCAAGGGACCCCTGCTGGTCATCACCGCTCATCCAGGAGACTTCGTCTGGCGTGCCGGTGGGGCCATCGCGCTGGCGACCGGGCGCGGGCAGCGCGCCGTGATCGCCTGTCTCAGTTTCGGCGAGCGCGGTGAGTCCGCCGGCCTGTGGCGCAAGGGGCACAGCCTGGAGGAGGTCAAGGCGGTCCGGCGCGAGGAGGGCGAGAAGGCCGCCGGCGCACTGGGCGCCGAGGTGGTCTTCTTCGACGCCGGTGACTACCCGTTGGTCGAGACACCGGAACTGACCCGGTCGCTGATCGACCTCTACCGGGGCCTGCAGCCGTCCGTGGTGCTGACGCACGCCCCGAACGACCCGTACAACATCGATCACCCCGTCGCCGGAGAGATCGCCCGCAGGACGCGGATCCTCGCCCAGGCCCCCGGGGTGCCGGGGGAGGGCGAGGTGATCGGTGCTCCTCCGGTGTTCTGCTTCGAACCGCACCAGCCCGAGGTGTGCGACTTCCGGCCCGATGTCCTGCTGGACATCACGCCGGTGTGGGAACAGAAGCTCGCGGCGATGCGCAGTCTCGGCGCCCAGGGGCACCTGGTGGAGTACTACAGCGATCTGGGCCGCCGCCGGGGGGTGCAGGCCAAGCGCAACAGCGGGCCGAACCTGGGGCTGCCCGTGGAGGCGTTCGCCGAGGCGTACCAGCGGGTCTACCCGCAGGTCACCTCCGAGCTGGACTAG